A genomic window from Streptomyces sp. WMMC940 includes:
- a CDS encoding SPFH domain-containing protein, translating into MDAITVGIGVLIAVVLLIVVAMLFVISRLFRKVEQGKALIVSKMRKVDVTFTGQVVLPVLHRAEVMDISVKTIDITRTGRDGLICKDNIRADIRISFFVRVNKTVEDVVKVAQAIGTARASDKETLQDLFNAKFSEALKTVGKQLDFTDLYTKRDEFRDRIIQVIGTDLNGYSLEDAAIDYLEQTPLAQLDASNILDAQGIRKITELTAVEHVRTNEFQRHEEKEITRQNVDAREAILELERRRADAEIKQKREIETVRAREEAETARVVEEERLRAQSAFLKTEEQLGVQRENQAREVAVAKMNRERVVAVENERIEKDRLLEVIARDRETELTRISAEKEVEAERRDIAEVIRERVAVDRTVAEQEESIKRLRAVEEAERNRQAVVIAAEAEAQEKLVKDIKAAEAAEQAAVHRAAEELTLAEARNKAADMDARARIRLAEGIQAETAAEGLAAVQVREMEAGAIEKAGRAEAEATAARLRAEAEGAREKALADATAIGEKLKAEAVGLTEKAAAMAALDEASRAHEEYRLRLEAEKDIRLAGLDAQRQVAEAQATVLATGLESADINIVGGESVFFDRLVSAISLGKGVDGFVHHSETARALAGPWLDGSGSFTDDLTKVLGSVSTADVQNLTVSALLTRLMKTGGSSASQLSRLLERAGELGLADTPLTALNGTAQS; encoded by the coding sequence ATGGATGCCATAACCGTGGGCATCGGCGTGCTCATCGCCGTTGTCCTGCTCATCGTCGTCGCCATGCTCTTCGTGATCAGCCGGCTGTTCCGCAAGGTGGAGCAGGGCAAGGCACTGATCGTGTCGAAGATGCGCAAGGTGGATGTGACGTTCACCGGGCAGGTCGTCCTGCCGGTGCTGCACAGGGCCGAGGTCATGGACATCTCGGTGAAGACCATCGACATCACCCGGACCGGCCGGGACGGGCTCATCTGCAAGGACAACATCCGCGCCGACATCAGGATCTCGTTCTTCGTCAGGGTCAACAAGACCGTCGAGGACGTCGTCAAGGTCGCCCAGGCCATCGGCACGGCGCGTGCCAGCGACAAGGAGACCCTCCAGGACCTGTTCAACGCCAAGTTCTCCGAGGCGCTCAAGACGGTCGGGAAGCAGCTCGACTTCACCGACCTCTACACCAAGCGCGACGAGTTCAGGGACCGCATCATCCAGGTCATCGGGACCGATCTGAACGGCTACAGCCTCGAGGACGCGGCGATCGACTACCTGGAGCAGACACCGCTGGCGCAACTGGACGCCTCCAACATCCTCGACGCCCAGGGCATCCGGAAGATCACCGAGCTGACGGCCGTCGAGCACGTCCGCACCAACGAGTTCCAGCGGCACGAGGAGAAGGAGATCACGCGGCAGAACGTCGACGCCCGTGAGGCCATCCTGGAGCTCGAGCGCCGCCGGGCCGACGCGGAGATCAAGCAGAAGCGCGAGATCGAGACCGTGCGGGCCCGTGAGGAGGCCGAGACGGCCCGGGTCGTCGAGGAGGAGCGGCTGCGGGCGCAGAGCGCGTTCCTGAAGACCGAGGAGCAGCTCGGCGTCCAGCGGGAGAACCAGGCCCGTGAGGTCGCCGTCGCCAAGATGAACCGCGAACGCGTCGTGGCCGTCGAGAACGAGCGCATCGAGAAGGACCGGCTGCTGGAGGTCATCGCCCGGGACCGGGAGACCGAACTGACGCGGATCTCCGCCGAGAAGGAGGTCGAGGCCGAGCGCCGCGACATCGCCGAGGTGATCCGCGAGCGCGTCGCGGTCGACCGGACGGTCGCCGAGCAGGAGGAGTCCATCAAGCGGCTCCGGGCGGTCGAGGAGGCCGAGCGCAACCGGCAGGCCGTGGTCATCGCGGCCGAGGCCGAGGCGCAGGAGAAGCTGGTCAAGGACATCAAGGCCGCCGAGGCCGCCGAGCAGGCAGCGGTCCACCGGGCGGCCGAGGAACTCACCCTCGCGGAGGCCCGCAACAAGGCCGCCGACATGGACGCCCGCGCCAGGATCCGCCTCGCCGAGGGCATCCAGGCCGAGACGGCCGCCGAGGGCCTCGCAGCCGTGCAGGTACGGGAGATGGAAGCCGGCGCGATCGAGAAGGCCGGCCGCGCCGAGGCCGAGGCCACCGCCGCCCGACTGCGGGCCGAGGCGGAGGGTGCCCGCGAGAAGGCGCTCGCCGACGCCACCGCCATCGGCGAGAAGCTCAAGGCCGAGGCCGTCGGCCTGACCGAGAAGGCCGCCGCGATGGCGGCACTGGACGAGGCCTCCCGTGCGCACGAGGAGTACCGGCTGCGGCTGGAGGCGGAGAAGGACATCCGTCTCGCCGGGCTCGACGCCCAGCGGCAGGTCGCCGAGGCCCAGGCCACGGTGCTCGCCACCGGCCTGGAGAGCGCCGACATCAACATCGTCGGCGGTGAGTCGGTCTTCTTCGACCGGCTGGTGTCGGCGATCTCCCTGGGCAAGGGCGTCGACGGTTTCGTCCACCACTCCGAGACCGCGCGGGCCCTGGCCGGACCGTGGCTCGACGGATCCGGGTCGTTCACCGACGACCTGACGAAGGTGCTGGGATCGGTCTCGACGGCGGACGTGCAGAACCTGACCGTGTCCGCCCTGCTGACGCGGCTCATGAAGACGGGCGGATCGTCCGCCTCGCAGCTGAGCCGACTGCTGGAGCGGGCCGGTGAACTCGGCCTCGCCGACACGCCGCTCACCGCGCTGAACGGCACCGCGCAGAGCTGA